In a genomic window of Vibrio marisflavi CECT 7928:
- a CDS encoding NADH:ubiquinone oxidoreductase: MKVALILIVSLFAGFVSAEHWQSYVLGLSIATLAVASCYWFAFRSTRFPELALFLLLCGMMAKLIVTVAGVAWGLSADLITSPIVFALSYLYFSIMATFVWFTYRDRFQAKYSEKFS; the protein is encoded by the coding sequence ATGAAAGTAGCTCTAATTCTCATTGTCAGTCTTTTCGCAGGCTTCGTTTCAGCTGAGCACTGGCAGTCATACGTTCTTGGCTTGTCTATTGCGACATTAGCAGTTGCTAGTTGTTATTGGTTTGCTTTTAGAAGTACTAGGTTTCCAGAGTTAGCTTTGTTTCTACTGCTATGTGGTATGATGGCGAAGTTGATAGTTACTGTTGCCGGAGTAGCTTGGGGGCTTTCGGCAGATTTGATTACCTCCCCAATCGTCTTTGCGTTGTCTTATTTGTATTTCTCAATTATGGCAACATTCGTATGGTTTACATACAGAGATAGATTCCAAGCAAAATACTCTGAGAAGTTTTCTTAG
- a CDS encoding D-alanyl-D-alanine carboxypeptidase family protein produces the protein MNKPLFASAVISLAVALNSPVSLASPTIIPSPPSLSAKGYVLMDYNTGEVLVEKNADIRLNPASLTKLMTAYVAGQEMSSGNISKDDVVVVSRNAWAKNFPDSSKMFIEVGTKVSMNDLYRGLIVQSGNDASVAIAEHVAGSEKAFVGLMNSWANKLDLDKTSYTNPHGLDSRGLYSTPRDIAKLGQAIIRDLPDIYPLYSETEFTYNGITQYNRNGLLRDRSLNVDGMKTGYTSGAGYNLATSATNGDMRLISVVMGSNSAKSREMESKQLLSFGFRFYETVQPSEAGEEIAIARVWMGNKDKVPVGLDQQVYITLPKSEANKLNASIEYNSDISAPIHKGDVLGKVVYKVEDKEVKSANLVALNNVEEGSWFKRLTDWFKKWISTWF, from the coding sequence ATGAATAAACCCTTGTTTGCCTCTGCAGTTATCTCATTAGCAGTGGCCTTAAATTCACCAGTTTCACTTGCAAGTCCCACAATTATTCCATCTCCCCCTTCTCTGAGTGCTAAGGGGTATGTGTTAATGGATTACAATACAGGCGAAGTGTTAGTCGAGAAGAATGCTGATATTCGATTGAATCCAGCGAGTTTGACCAAATTGATGACGGCTTATGTTGCTGGGCAAGAGATGAGTAGCGGTAACATTAGCAAGGACGATGTCGTTGTTGTAAGTCGTAACGCTTGGGCAAAGAACTTCCCTGATTCGTCAAAGATGTTTATCGAGGTTGGGACTAAGGTTTCAATGAATGACCTTTATCGTGGTCTGATTGTTCAATCTGGTAATGATGCCAGCGTGGCGATTGCGGAACATGTTGCTGGTTCTGAGAAGGCTTTTGTTGGTCTTATGAACTCATGGGCGAATAAGCTGGATTTGGACAAGACGTCTTATACTAACCCACATGGTTTAGACAGCCGCGGCCTCTATTCGACACCTAGAGATATTGCTAAGTTGGGTCAAGCGATCATTCGAGATCTTCCTGATATTTATCCACTATATAGTGAGACAGAGTTCACTTATAACGGTATCACTCAATATAATCGTAATGGGCTTTTACGTGATAGGAGCTTAAATGTCGACGGGATGAAAACTGGCTACACAAGCGGTGCTGGTTATAACCTGGCTACATCAGCGACAAATGGCGATATGCGGTTGATTTCGGTCGTCATGGGGTCAAATAGTGCAAAAAGCCGTGAAATGGAAAGCAAACAGTTGCTTAGCTTCGGGTTTCGTTTTTATGAAACAGTTCAACCTAGCGAAGCTGGAGAAGAAATCGCGATTGCTAGAGTGTGGATGGGAAACAAAGATAAAGTGCCAGTGGGACTAGATCAGCAAGTTTATATCACGCTACCTAAAAGTGAGGCCAATAAACTGAATGCATCTATTGAATACAACTCTGATATTAGTGCTCCAATTCATAAAGGAGACGTGTTGGGAAAAGTGGTTTATAAAGTCGAGGATAAGGAAGTCAAATCTGCGAACCTTGTAGCGCTTAACAACGTAGAAGAGGGCAGTTGGTTTAAAAGACTCACCGACTGGTTTAAAAAGTGGATATCGACTTGGTTTTAG
- a CDS encoding helix-turn-helix domain-containing protein, translating to MDFTQEDREALNQVWMSQKAKMRLTQMEMVKRLGLSQLEFSKLLRGVTPLSMTFVSEFCEQLHVDPRKVIPSLVQNNLATPKEVHLTSKMSVDGEIQRAYIEGNSVIVEYVHRAP from the coding sequence ATGGATTTTACTCAAGAAGATAGAGAAGCATTAAATCAAGTTTGGATGTCGCAAAAAGCGAAAATGCGTTTAACGCAAATGGAAATGGTAAAACGCCTTGGCCTTTCCCAGCTTGAGTTTTCTAAATTATTACGTGGCGTTACTCCATTGTCGATGACATTTGTAAGTGAGTTTTGCGAGCAGCTACATGTTGATCCGCGTAAAGTGATTCCTTCGCTAGTGCAGAATAACCTAGCAACGCCTAAAGAAGTCCACTTAACCAGCAAAATGAGTGTTGATGGAGAAATACAACGCGCCTATATCGAGGGTAATAGCGTCATTGTTGAATATGTTCATCGCGCACCTTAA
- a CDS encoding DUF3820 family protein, whose product MLDKASLVKLASTTMPFGKYSGRYLIDLPEEYLLWFANKGEFPQGELGELMQLCLALKVEGLDGLVKPLKPTHRFL is encoded by the coding sequence ATGTTAGATAAAGCTTCACTAGTTAAACTTGCATCAACGACTATGCCTTTTGGCAAATACTCGGGGCGATACCTTATCGATTTACCAGAAGAGTACTTGCTATGGTTTGCCAATAAAGGTGAATTTCCACAAGGAGAACTAGGGGAGTTGATGCAGCTCTGTTTAGCGCTAAAAGTAGAAGGTCTTGATGGCTTAGTGAAGCCTCTCAAACCAACCCATCGCTTTCTCTAG